A region from the Spiroplasma taiwanense CT-1 genome encodes:
- the rpsK gene encoding 30S ribosomal protein S11 — MANQKQNNKKKVKKNIAKGVAHIHSTFNNTIVTVSDEKGNVLSWSSAGALGFKGSKKSTPYAAQLIAEAAGKGAMDHGVKTISVEVKGPGPGRDAAVRSLQGIGLEITSIRDTTPIPHNGVRPRKRPRG; from the coding sequence ATGGCAAATCAAAAACAAAATAATAAGAAAAAAGTTAAAAAAAATATTGCTAAAGGTGTAGCTCATATTCACTCAACATTCAATAACACAATCGTAACTGTTTCAGATGAAAAAGGTAATGTATTATCTTGATCAAGTGCTGGAGCTTTAGGATTTAAAGGAAGCAAAAAATCAACACCATATGCTGCTCAATTAATAGCAGAAGCTGCTGGTAAAGGAGCAATGGATCATGGAGTTAAAACAATTTCTGTAGAAGTTAAAGGTCCAGGTCCAGGAAGAGATGCTGCTGTAAGAAGTTTACAAGGTATCGGATTAGAAATAACATCAATTAGAGACACAACACCAATCCCTCATAATGGAGTTCGTCCTAGAAAAAGACCAAGAGGTTAA
- the rplQ gene encoding 50S ribosomal protein L17, translating to MSYIQKRGKNTAWRVALMRNLTTELIISEKLEITETRAKELRKHFDSMVTLAKRGDLHARRQAAAWLRHVDASEKESALQKLFTTIAKRFNKRNGGYTRILKLDNRRGDNAPMCIIELV from the coding sequence ATGTCATATATTCAAAAAAGAGGAAAAAATACAGCTTGAAGAGTCGCTTTAATGAGAAACTTAACTACAGAACTGATTATTTCAGAGAAATTAGAAATTACTGAAACTAGAGCAAAAGAGTTAAGAAAGCACTTTGATAGTATGGTAACACTTGCAAAAAGAGGGGATTTACATGCACGTAGACAAGCAGCAGCTTGATTAAGACATGTTGATGCTTCTGAGAAGGAAAGTGCCCTACAAAAGTTATTTACAACAATTGCAAAAAGATTCAATAAGAGAAATGGTGGTTATACTAGAATTTTAAAGCTAGATAATCGTCGTGGAGATAATGCTCCAATGTGTATTATTGAACTTGTTTAA
- the truA gene encoding tRNA pseudouridine(38-40) synthase TruA has product MNYYLFTIEYDGTDFYGWAKQKNQPTIQGEIEKAISKVARNSKFRIVGASKTDSGVHAKDQKAWVELNFKPNILGFLSALNKTLPLGITIKKIKEINKDFRVRNCRKKTYIYVIKLKETNVFENRFYFFANYEINVFKLKEALDLFIGKHNFLNFSGLKKQELEMIETIRTIDFLNLETFKNKLNITFQAKGFIRYQIRMIMGACLAYSRDKITLKDIKDTLELKRQKLPFIANPEGLTLKKIDY; this is encoded by the coding sequence ATGAATTACTATTTATTTACAATTGAATATGATGGAACAGACTTTTATGGATGAGCAAAACAAAAAAATCAACCGACTATTCAAGGAGAAATTGAAAAAGCAATTTCAAAAGTTGCAAGAAATTCTAAATTTAGAATTGTTGGTGCTTCTAAAACTGATTCAGGAGTACATGCAAAAGATCAAAAAGCATGAGTTGAATTAAATTTTAAACCTAATATTTTAGGTTTTTTATCTGCTTTAAATAAAACATTACCTTTAGGTATTACAATAAAAAAAATAAAAGAGATAAATAAGGATTTTAGAGTTAGAAATTGTAGAAAAAAAACTTATATTTATGTAATTAAGTTAAAAGAAACAAATGTTTTTGAGAATAGATTTTATTTTTTTGCAAATTATGAAATAAATGTTTTTAAATTAAAAGAAGCCTTAGATTTATTTATAGGAAAACATAATTTTTTGAATTTTTCAGGGCTTAAAAAACAAGAATTAGAAATGATTGAAACAATAAGAACAATTGATTTTTTGAATTTAGAAACATTTAAAAATAAACTAAACATAACTTTTCAAGCAAAAGGATTTATAAGATATCAAATTAGAATGATTATGGGAGCTTGTTTAGCTTATTCAAGAGATAAGATAACTTTAAAAGATATTAAAGATACTTTAGAATTAAAGAGGCAAAAACTTCCATTTATTGCAAATCCTGAGGGTTTAACTTTAAAAAAAATAGATTATTAG
- the rpmJ gene encoding 50S ribosomal protein L36, protein MKVRSSVKKICDKCRVIRRKGRVMIICEQPKHKQRQG, encoded by the coding sequence ATGAAAGTTAGATCATCTGTCAAAAAAATTTGCGACAAGTGTCGTGTAATTAGACGTAAAGGCCGTGTAATGATTATTTGTGAACAACCAAAACATAAACAACGTCAAGGTTAA
- a CDS encoding energy-coupling factor transporter transmembrane component T family protein → MRMVFGRYMPYNSIIHKMDPRLKLFMIIALIVVVFFPIGFTGQILAGSLIFAMFSISRLSFKMLIKLFIPITFIFIVLIIINVLMLKPNMENMVDGQVAGFGYVFNWKIFYFSEKAAYSAIYMSIRIFLMITLTTILTGTTQPLELTLAIEDLLWPLKLIGIPVYIFSTIISIALRMIPTLIDEAGRIMKAQSSRGIDFHNGKIKDKVKSLTSLIIPLLVSAFQKAEDLAYAMDSRGYDPHAKRTRYRQVKFRFLDVIIFTICMAVIVTLYCYPYIPTLHNIQIPRIDAILKV, encoded by the coding sequence ATGAGAATGGTTTTTGGTAGATATATGCCATATAATTCAATAATTCATAAAATGGATCCAAGATTAAAATTATTTATGATTATTGCATTAATTGTTGTTGTATTTTTTCCAATAGGCTTTACTGGACAAATACTTGCAGGTTCACTAATTTTTGCAATGTTTTCAATTAGTAGATTAAGCTTTAAAATGCTTATTAAACTTTTTATTCCAATTACATTTATATTTATTGTTTTAATTATTATTAATGTATTGATGTTAAAACCAAATATGGAAAATATGGTTGACGGACAAGTTGCAGGATTTGGTTATGTATTTAATTGAAAAATATTTTATTTTTCAGAAAAAGCAGCATATTCTGCTATTTATATGTCAATTAGAATTTTCTTAATGATTACTCTAACAACAATTTTAACAGGGACAACTCAACCATTAGAGTTAACATTAGCAATTGAAGATCTATTATGACCTTTAAAGTTAATTGGAATTCCTGTTTATATTTTTTCTACAATTATTTCAATTGCATTAAGAATGATTCCCACTTTGATTGATGAAGCAGGAAGAATTATGAAAGCACAATCCTCAAGAGGTATAGATTTTCATAATGGAAAAATAAAAGATAAAGTTAAATCACTAACTTCTTTAATTATTCCTTTACTTGTTTCTGCTTTTCAAAAAGCAGAAGATTTAGCTTATGCAATGGATTCAAGAGGTTATGATCCACATGCAAAAAGAACAAGATATAGACAAGTGAAATTTAGATTTTTAGATGTTATTATTTTTACAATATGCATGGCAGTAATAGTTACATTATATTGTTATCCATATATTCCAACTTTACATAATATTCAAATACCTAGAATTGATGCAATTTTAAAAGTATAA
- a CDS encoding energy-coupling factor transporter ATPase, with amino-acid sequence MAIAKSPNFNFDGEIKFENVSYTYGINTPFEFSALNGTNLVIKEGNITAVIGMTGSGKSTLIQLTNGLIISETGRTIIGEYQIPASTKKIKEVKDLRREVGLVFQFPEYQLFQDTIEKDIAFGPINLGANKEQSLAKVRDLLKTVDLPEDYAKRSPFDLSGGQKRRVAIAGIIAMDGNTLVLDEPTGGLDPQGEEDFMNLFYKLNKEKGKRIIIVTHNMDHVLQIADEVIVMHKGKVISVGTPFEIFSNKELLEKIEIEPPKLYKLAHKLKEKDLDITKIEFRTVEELAQAVKSKLK; translated from the coding sequence ATGGCAATTGCTAAATCTCCAAATTTTAACTTTGATGGTGAAATTAAATTTGAAAATGTATCCTATACATATGGTATAAATACTCCTTTTGAATTTAGTGCTCTAAATGGTACAAATTTAGTAATAAAAGAAGGAAATATTACAGCTGTAATTGGAATGACCGGTAGTGGAAAATCAACTTTAATTCAGTTAACTAATGGTTTAATAATTTCAGAAACTGGAAGAACAATAATTGGAGAATATCAAATACCAGCTTCAACTAAAAAAATTAAAGAAGTTAAAGATTTAAGAAGAGAAGTTGGCTTAGTTTTTCAATTCCCAGAATATCAATTATTTCAAGATACAATAGAAAAAGATATTGCTTTTGGACCAATTAATTTAGGAGCAAATAAGGAACAAAGTTTAGCAAAAGTTCGTGATTTATTGAAAACAGTAGACTTACCAGAAGATTATGCAAAGAGAAGCCCTTTTGATTTAAGTGGTGGTCAAAAAAGACGTGTAGCTATTGCAGGAATAATTGCAATGGATGGTAATACTTTAGTCCTTGATGAACCAACAGGAGGATTAGACCCTCAAGGTGAAGAAGATTTTATGAATTTATTTTATAAATTAAATAAAGAAAAAGGTAAGAGAATTATTATAGTTACTCATAATATGGATCATGTCTTACAAATTGCAGATGAAGTAATTGTTATGCATAAGGGAAAAGTAATATCTGTTGGAACTCCTTTTGAAATTTTTTCAAATAAGGAATTGTTAGAAAAAATTGAAATTGAACCACCAAAATTATATAAATTAGCACATAAATTAAAAGAAAAAGACTTAGATATAACAAAAATTGAATTTAGAACAGTTGAAGAACTTGCTCAAGCAGTTAAGTCTAAACTTAAATAA
- the rpsM gene encoding 30S ribosomal protein S13, with translation MARINGVEIPNEKRVVIALTYIYGIGLSTSQKILEAAKVSEEIRVKELSEDNIKSISQEISKFKTEGDLRRETALNIKRLMEIGCYRGMRHRKGLPVRGQSTKQNARTRKGPRKTVANKKK, from the coding sequence ATGGCTCGTATAAATGGGGTAGAAATACCTAATGAAAAAAGAGTAGTTATTGCTCTAACTTATATTTATGGTATTGGTTTATCAACTTCACAAAAAATTCTAGAGGCTGCAAAAGTAAGCGAAGAAATTAGAGTTAAGGAATTATCGGAAGATAATATTAAATCAATTTCACAAGAAATCTCAAAATTCAAAACTGAAGGAGATTTAAGAAGAGAAACAGCATTAAATATTAAACGTTTAATGGAAATTGGATGTTACAGAGGAATGAGACACAGAAAAGGACTACCAGTTCGTGGACAATCAACAAAACAAAATGCACGTACAAGAAAAGGTCCTAGAAAAACTGTAGCTAACAAGAAAAAATAG
- the infA gene encoding translation initiation factor IF-1, producing MAKEDYLEVDGTVTEVLPNATFKVKLENEIVIDAHVSGKIRMNYIRILPGDKVTVAISPYDPTRGRITYRFKNGK from the coding sequence ATGGCAAAAGAAGATTATTTAGAGGTGGATGGAACAGTTACAGAAGTTCTACCAAATGCTACTTTTAAGGTGAAATTAGAAAATGAAATAGTAATAGACGCCCACGTGTCTGGTAAAATCCGAATGAATTACATTCGCATCTTACCAGGAGATAAAGTCACTGTTGCAATTTCACCTTATGATCCAACACGTGGAAGAATTACTTATCGTTTTAAAAATGGTAAATAG
- a CDS encoding energy-coupling factor transporter ATPase, producing MSNNNLLTTEDLNNFKLQLNEFNDKLVHASQKMIIARSKFSRREVDKDFVKTAETNYRDLKKTFKQVSNIQPFLNNLKTAEKNLQNYKKNSKEYWVSYEDFQFAHFLYKESKVAVKDRGLGGELTKLNNVSLKLTDIKFRYRDDHPFAVNGVSVSVNHGDYVAIIGHNGSGKSTLSKIIIGVLQPTMGNIEIYGNKVTRSNINIIRKFLGIVFQNPDNQFIGSTVRDDIAFGLENRRIEPVKMSDIILKAAKKVKMEEFLDHEPLMLSGGQKQRVAIASALALSPDILIFDEATSMLDPKGKTQVKEIMVELKNTREKTIFSITHDMDEILNADKVIVMNKGELVKFGSPKEILNDKKFLRSIHLDIPFIAQVEEALQNVGIKISGCNDLEELVNNICQK from the coding sequence ATGTCAAATAATAATTTACTAACAACTGAAGATTTAAATAATTTTAAATTACAATTAAATGAATTTAATGATAAATTAGTTCATGCAAGTCAAAAAATGATAATTGCAAGAAGTAAATTTTCAAGACGTGAAGTTGATAAAGATTTTGTTAAAACTGCAGAAACTAATTATAGAGATTTAAAAAAAACTTTTAAGCAAGTTTCAAATATTCAACCTTTTTTAAATAATTTAAAAACTGCAGAAAAAAATTTACAAAATTATAAAAAAAATTCAAAGGAATATTGAGTGTCATATGAAGATTTTCAATTTGCTCATTTTTTATATAAAGAATCAAAAGTTGCAGTAAAAGATAGAGGACTTGGGGGAGAACTAACAAAATTAAATAATGTTTCATTAAAATTAACTGACATTAAATTTAGATATAGAGATGATCATCCATTTGCAGTTAATGGGGTTAGTGTAAGTGTTAATCATGGTGATTATGTTGCAATTATTGGGCATAATGGAAGCGGAAAATCAACTTTATCAAAAATAATCATTGGTGTTCTTCAACCAACAATGGGAAATATTGAAATTTATGGAAACAAAGTTACAAGAAGTAATATTAATATTATTCGTAAATTTTTAGGAATAGTTTTTCAAAATCCTGATAATCAATTTATTGGTTCAACTGTAAGAGATGATATTGCATTTGGTTTGGAAAATAGAAGAATAGAACCAGTCAAAATGAGTGATATTATTTTAAAAGCTGCAAAAAAAGTTAAAATGGAAGAATTTTTAGATCATGAACCCTTAATGTTAAGCGGTGGTCAAAAACAAAGAGTTGCAATTGCTTCTGCTTTAGCTTTATCTCCAGATATTTTAATTTTTGATGAAGCAACAAGTATGTTAGATCCTAAAGGTAAAACACAAGTTAAAGAAATTATGGTTGAATTAAAAAATACAAGAGAAAAAACTATTTTTTCAATAACACATGATATGGATGAAATTTTAAATGCTGATAAAGTTATTGTTATGAATAAGGGAGAATTAGTAAAATTTGGTAGCCCAAAAGAAATTTTAAATGATAAAAAATTTTTAAGATCAATACACTTAGATATCCCATTTATTGCACAGGTTGAAGAAGCATTGCAAAATGTGGGAATAAAAATTTCAGGATGCAATGATTTAGAAGAGTTGGTGAATAATATATGTCAAAAGTAA
- a CDS encoding ABC transporter permease produces the protein MRGIRLLLKNAFKTAWRSPSQLIGLSSLVMLVSMITSLLSSTSTRVIDAYEYLNTNSNVRNVVMDIDQTTTRLEKPDEFNLNIESQEVYQQWVLNKMAQNYKFNWSRTEARTFSDIKMANSSLVIKILAKTNQNDKKAVDKLVVSKGENFSAEKEKSKREIIVGESFALANKLSVGDIIRVQKDQYGDQLLVKSDKNIAEKMESWESFYDIENSEYSGMNWFKVIGFGSSSDFVTPIIDSTTVIPNVDTEAIMYIDPQLFGLSLYEQNYSNDNIYNFDNRNSVIVVSSDSDKETYYSLKFNSSNITEEQIENLNTDFKYYGKIKKEITFFFKSDDQNYRFHSRTLTFKSVINAYNIAATLLLIIILVISLFTIILITRKQIDNMKRQIGCLKSLGYKKREIVNNFIAAPLIVAIIGSILGYIISIFIGGTIVGVFSKYFNIAFTGFTFEVISLIVSIIAIWLILTITAIIMAYYTIKNSTLNLLKGNADRGISKFGLAIKRGFSRGNFNSKLRTALLTTSLGKLFGVSITMFLGTIMLTTTIVAPKVLKDNMTETFNGLNFKNQIEYTQPIASNPLSFYRTYNLNFENDDWGYNEEKYVQTYSGEKKVTGKTAAPVINNGTTTEIDVEKIINQIINGDINSQFYTYDIYGDQEEHNGGPEPWSVMSYLNWKNLSIDFLKNLDKVYMEDNIINNIGLATLLNQWIDYGLFKTEIQSVQTEKELANSLLWFYKKYTSGISLQFNPSFTQKEENWLDWKWDSGKTIDSMFKTEIVKKLWLNGNIEDLISEENQNFKPILNEKTKMAEIDFYGIDIKNISIEEIEDQNKVLELNQALIMWYTATFQNRLGAVILETAYSRAPYFVQQYIKTAYENNEKYNISFNLVPYDPNTEEIGTFFNINFQNRKKILESAKIYGINPDTNLLDLRSETGEKLNQNLYENNIEEDNLIPIIINETLATKSGYKVDDVINLEVIKDEVIQNDEVLNLDDNFSKNNQVAFEEYRSQSSRTYYSSSGKSFVDNPIFGDVNSIKYGNKSISGSNASSSTNTTQIHQSVLGGETYIFQNKDSSNKFKIVGIQKGYGKAQGWVLNQNANKIMSYDKIIKWYFENYFMKEWAKLPELKSAIGGDPTIIDNITDYDNFFEKLNSGENQEELNKINDLFNNLYPVFNYKNSPNQEFLDLTKGFSTSQRFGDYSSRGLNGTYSANKDDGTISEYVEGLGIGSLSTMMPLEKTRQILGQITEIVNMTMIMFMVIALIVSITIILLTTGLIIYENKEFIATMKILGYSNKYIVRQILGMYVLPIIFTFIIGFITGWFIFVWAIDLLALTTVWVLPVSFVWWIPVSVFLIILGVYTLSFLAGWANIQKINPLEALKIND, from the coding sequence ATGAGAGGAATAAGATTGCTTTTAAAAAATGCATTCAAAACTGCCTGACGTAGCCCATCTCAATTAATAGGATTATCATCTTTAGTAATGTTAGTTTCAATGATAACTTCGTTGCTTTCTTCAACTTCTACAAGAGTAATTGATGCCTATGAATACTTAAATACTAACTCAAATGTTCGAAATGTTGTTATGGATATTGATCAAACTACAACGAGACTTGAAAAACCTGATGAATTTAACTTAAATATTGAAAGTCAAGAAGTTTATCAACAATGAGTTTTAAATAAAATGGCGCAAAATTATAAATTTAATTGATCAAGAACTGAAGCTAGAACATTTTCTGATATAAAAATGGCGAATAGCTCTTTAGTTATTAAAATTTTGGCAAAAACAAATCAAAATGATAAAAAAGCAGTGGATAAACTGGTTGTATCAAAAGGAGAAAATTTTTCAGCTGAAAAAGAAAAATCAAAAAGGGAAATAATTGTTGGGGAATCATTTGCATTAGCAAATAAATTATCTGTTGGGGATATAATTCGTGTTCAAAAGGATCAATATGGAGATCAATTACTTGTTAAAAGTGATAAAAATATTGCAGAAAAAATGGAGAGTTGAGAATCCTTTTATGATATTGAAAATTCTGAATATTCAGGAATGAATTGATTCAAAGTAATAGGATTTGGATCTTCATCTGATTTTGTGACTCCAATAATTGATAGCACAACTGTAATTCCAAATGTTGATACTGAAGCAATAATGTATATTGACCCTCAATTATTTGGATTGTCTCTTTATGAGCAAAATTATTCTAATGATAATATTTACAATTTTGATAATAGAAACTCCGTAATTGTAGTTTCTTCTGATTCTGATAAAGAAACATATTACTCATTAAAATTTAATTCATCTAATATTACAGAAGAGCAAATTGAAAATTTAAATACTGATTTTAAATATTATGGAAAAATTAAAAAAGAAATTACTTTCTTTTTTAAAAGTGATGATCAAAATTATAGATTTCACTCAAGAACTCTTACATTTAAATCAGTTATAAATGCTTACAATATTGCAGCAACTTTACTATTAATAATTATTTTAGTAATTTCATTATTTACAATTATTTTAATAACAAGAAAACAAATTGATAATATGAAAAGACAAATTGGTTGTTTAAAATCTCTTGGTTATAAAAAACGTGAAATTGTAAATAACTTTATTGCAGCTCCTTTAATTGTTGCTATAATTGGTTCTATATTAGGATATATTATTTCAATTTTTATTGGAGGTACAATAGTTGGTGTTTTTTCAAAATACTTTAATATAGCTTTTACAGGATTTACTTTTGAAGTAATTTCATTAATTGTATCAATAATTGCTATTTGATTAATATTAACAATAACAGCAATTATAATGGCATATTATACAATTAAAAATAGTACACTTAACCTATTAAAAGGAAATGCAGATAGAGGTATTTCAAAATTTGGTTTAGCTATTAAAAGGGGATTTTCAAGAGGTAATTTTAATTCAAAATTAAGAACTGCTCTTTTAACTACTTCTTTAGGAAAATTATTTGGAGTTTCAATAACAATGTTTTTAGGAACAATTATGCTTACAACAACAATAGTTGCTCCAAAAGTTTTAAAAGATAATATGACAGAAACTTTTAATGGATTGAATTTCAAAAACCAAATTGAATATACTCAACCAATTGCATCAAATCCATTATCATTTTATAGAACATATAATCTTAATTTTGAAAACGATGATTGAGGATATAATGAAGAAAAATATGTTCAAACATATAGTGGTGAAAAGAAAGTTACGGGAAAAACAGCTGCACCAGTCATTAATAATGGAACAACTACTGAAATTGATGTGGAAAAAATAATTAATCAAATTATTAATGGAGATATTAATTCTCAATTTTATACATATGATATTTATGGAGATCAAGAAGAACACAATGGTGGCCCTGAACCATGAAGTGTTATGAGTTATCTAAACTGAAAAAATTTATCAATCGATTTTTTAAAGAATTTAGATAAAGTTTATATGGAGGATAATATTATAAATAATATTGGACTAGCCACTTTATTAAATCAATGAATTGATTATGGTCTTTTTAAAACAGAAATACAATCTGTACAAACAGAAAAAGAGCTGGCAAATTCCTTATTATGATTTTATAAAAAATATACATCAGGTATTTCTTTACAATTTAATCCAAGTTTTACTCAAAAGGAAGAAAATTGATTAGACTGAAAATGAGATTCTGGAAAAACAATTGATTCTATGTTTAAAACAGAAATAGTTAAAAAATTATGATTAAATGGAAATATTGAAGATCTTATTTCAGAAGAAAATCAAAATTTTAAACCAATATTAAATGAAAAAACAAAAATGGCGGAAATAGATTTTTATGGTATTGATATTAAAAACATTTCAATTGAAGAAATCGAAGATCAAAATAAAGTCTTAGAATTAAATCAAGCATTGATAATGTGATATACAGCAACATTTCAAAATAGATTAGGGGCTGTAATATTAGAAACAGCATATTCAAGAGCACCATATTTTGTCCAACAATATATAAAAACAGCATACGAAAATAATGAAAAATACAATATTTCATTTAATTTAGTACCTTATGATCCGAATACAGAAGAAATAGGGACATTTTTTAATATAAATTTTCAAAATAGAAAAAAAATTTTAGAAAGTGCAAAAATTTATGGAATAAATCCAGATACAAATTTATTAGACTTACGTTCGGAAACAGGAGAAAAATTAAATCAAAATTTATATGAAAATAATATTGAAGAAGATAATTTGATTCCAATAATTATCAATGAGACGCTTGCAACAAAAAGTGGTTATAAAGTTGATGATGTTATTAACTTAGAAGTTATTAAGGATGAAGTTATTCAAAATGATGAAGTATTGAATTTGGATGATAATTTTTCAAAAAATAATCAAGTTGCTTTTGAAGAATATCGATCACAATCAAGTAGAACTTACTATTCAAGTAGTGGAAAAAGTTTTGTTGATAATCCAATTTTTGGAGATGTTAATTCAATTAAATATGGAAATAAAAGTATATCAGGGTCAAATGCATCTTCTTCAACAAATACTACTCAAATTCATCAGAGTGTTTTAGGTGGAGAAACTTATATTTTTCAAAATAAAGATAGTTCTAACAAATTTAAAATTGTTGGAATTCAAAAGGGATATGGAAAAGCCCAAGGTTGAGTTTTAAATCAAAATGCAAATAAAATTATGAGCTATGATAAAATTATTAAATGATATTTTGAAAACTATTTTATGAAAGAATGAGCAAAATTGCCAGAATTAAAAAGTGCAATTGGTGGTGATCCAACAATTATAGATAATATTACTGATTATGATAATTTTTTTGAAAAACTAAATAGTGGGGAAAATCAAGAAGAATTAAATAAAATTAATGATTTATTTAATAATTTATATCCTGTATTTAATTATAAAAATTCACCAAATCAAGAATTTCTAGATTTAACTAAAGGATTTTCAACTTCTCAAAGATTTGGTGATTATAGTTCAAGAGGGTTAAATGGAACATACTCAGCTAATAAAGATGATGGAACTATCAGTGAATATGTTGAAGGTTTAGGAATTGGTTCATTATCAACAATGATGCCTTTAGAAAAAACTAGACAAATTTTAGGCCAAATTACAGAAATTGTTAATATGACTATGATAATGTTTATGGTAATTGCATTAATTGTTTCAATAACAATTATTCTTCTTACAACAGGGTTAATTATTTATGAGAATAAGGAATTTATTGCAACAATGAAAATACTTGGTTATTCAAATAAATATATTGTAAGACAAATTTTAGGTATGTATGTATTACCAATTATATTTACATTTATAATTGGATTCATAACTGGGTGATTTATATTTGTTTGAGCAATTGATTTACTTGCTTTAACAACAGTTTGAGTATTACCAGTTTCATTTGTATGATGAATACCAGTTAGTGTCTTTTTGATTATTTTAGGAGTATATACTCTAAGTTTTCTAGCAGGATGAGCAAATATTCAAAAAATAAACCCTCTAGAAGCTTTAAAAATAAACGATTAA
- a CDS encoding DNA-directed RNA polymerase subunit alpha: MKQFAKPEFKLLKEEKNRNYGEFKVEPLERGFGTTLGNALRRTLLSSTPGAAVYAIKIVGAAHEFTSIEGIVENVSRIILNLKKLALKIDTKIFEDEEVVELKINLSRVGDVTAGDIDLPTGVDVLNPELHICTIADGGILDLTMFAKNSRGYRTFRDNKKEKLVVDAITIDSNYSPIVKVAYNVDTTKIGKSVDLEKLILKVETDGTVTASDAVATAAKILVEHLQFFVNLNDEINELNIIGTTNEEDEKELDRLIEDLDFTQRSLNCLKRANINTLRDLVSRSEDDIQEIRNLGRKSLKEIKDKVVQLGLTFRQD, from the coding sequence ATGAAACAATTTGCAAAACCTGAATTTAAATTATTAAAAGAAGAGAAAAACAGAAATTATGGGGAATTCAAAGTTGAACCTTTGGAAAGAGGATTTGGAACAACACTAGGTAATGCTTTAAGAAGAACACTTCTATCATCAACACCAGGTGCGGCAGTTTATGCAATAAAAATTGTTGGTGCTGCGCATGAATTTACTTCAATTGAAGGAATTGTAGAAAATGTTAGTAGAATTATATTAAATTTAAAAAAATTAGCACTAAAAATAGATACAAAAATTTTTGAAGATGAAGAAGTAGTAGAATTAAAAATTAATCTTTCAAGAGTTGGGGATGTAACTGCAGGAGATATTGATTTACCTACTGGAGTTGATGTTTTAAATCCAGAGTTACATATCTGTACAATTGCAGATGGGGGAATATTAGATTTAACAATGTTTGCAAAAAACTCAAGAGGGTATAGAACTTTTAGAGATAATAAAAAAGAAAAATTAGTAGTAGATGCTATTACAATAGATTCAAATTATTCTCCAATAGTAAAAGTTGCATATAATGTTGATACAACAAAAATTGGAAAATCAGTGGACCTTGAAAAGTTAATTTTAAAAGTGGAAACTGACGGAACTGTAACAGCAAGTGATGCTGTTGCAACAGCAGCAAAAATTTTGGTAGAACATTTACAATTCTTTGTAAATTTAAATGATGAAATCAATGAATTAAATATAATTGGTACAACTAATGAGGAAGATGAAAAAGAATTAGATCGTTTAATTGAAGATTTGGACTTTACTCAGAGAAGTTTAAATTGTTTAAAAAGAGCGAATATAAATACTCTACGAGACTTAGTCTCACGTAGCGAAGACGATATTCAAGAAATTAGAAACTTGGGTAGAAAATCATTAAAAGAAATTAAGGATAAAGTAGTTCAATTAGGACTTACTTTCAGACAAGACTAG